The Sorangiineae bacterium MSr11367 genome window below encodes:
- a CDS encoding GntR family transcriptional regulator gives MVASFSEPTLATTLVDRVRADILAGALRPGEKLRLEHLAARYDVGRSPLREACGRLAAEGLVVIEDQRGFRVAPVSRKDLLDLTRTRQQIEALALRDSLAQGDLDWEARVTGALHKLERTPILVPGEPEALSPAWESAHRALHEALVDACTSTWLHRFRAVLYDQSERYRRLTVEYKRPDVRDVVAEHAALARAALSRDVERTCALMVEHVARTTDLVLEAYPTLEAET, from the coding sequence ATGGTCGCCTCTTTCTCCGAGCCGACCTTGGCGACGACCTTGGTCGACCGCGTGCGCGCGGACATTTTGGCCGGCGCGCTTCGGCCCGGGGAAAAGCTGCGCCTCGAGCATCTGGCCGCACGCTACGACGTGGGAAGGAGTCCCCTTCGCGAAGCATGCGGCCGTCTCGCCGCCGAAGGCCTGGTGGTCATCGAAGACCAACGAGGCTTCCGGGTGGCGCCTGTCTCACGGAAAGATCTTCTCGATTTGACGCGGACCCGTCAGCAAATCGAGGCCCTTGCCCTGCGCGATAGCCTGGCCCAAGGCGATCTCGATTGGGAGGCGCGGGTGACGGGGGCGCTGCACAAACTGGAACGCACGCCGATCCTGGTGCCCGGAGAGCCCGAGGCGCTCTCCCCGGCGTGGGAGAGCGCGCACCGCGCGCTTCACGAGGCGCTCGTGGACGCGTGCACCTCGACGTGGCTCCATCGCTTCCGCGCCGTTTTGTACGATCAGAGCGAGCGGTACCGGCGCCTCACCGTGGAGTACAAGCGCCCAGACGTGCGCGACGTCGTGGCCGAGCACGCAGCCCTGGCGCGGGCCGCCCTCTCACGCGACGTCGAGCGAACGTGCGCGCTCATGGTCGAGCATGTCGCGCGCACGACGGACCTCGTCCTCGAGGCGTATCCGACGCTCGAGGCCGAGACGTAA
- a CDS encoding VOC family protein, with amino-acid sequence MATKIFVNLPVKDLKRSVDFFTKLGYSFNPQFTDENATCMLIGENIFAMLLVEKFFQTFIDKAIADGKKGSEVLVSLSHDSRESVNAIVEKALAAGGRRYKEPDDKGFMYGWGFEDPDGHIWEHFWMDPGAIPQ; translated from the coding sequence ATGGCCACCAAGATTTTCGTCAACCTCCCCGTCAAAGATCTGAAGCGCTCCGTCGATTTCTTTACGAAGCTCGGATACTCCTTCAATCCGCAGTTCACCGACGAGAATGCCACCTGCATGCTCATCGGCGAGAACATCTTCGCCATGCTGCTCGTCGAGAAGTTCTTCCAGACCTTCATCGACAAGGCCATCGCGGATGGGAAAAAGGGCAGCGAGGTCCTCGTGAGCCTTTCGCACGACTCGCGCGAAAGCGTGAATGCCATCGTCGAGAAGGCGCTGGCTGCGGGCGGGCGTCGCTACAAGGAGCCCGATGACAAGGGCTTCATGTACGGGTGGGGCTTCGAGGATCCCGACGGGCACATCTGGGAGCACTTCTGGATGGATCCCGGCGCCATCCCGCAGTGA
- a CDS encoding metallophosphoesterase, translated as MRIAHFSDLHILSLSGISPHRFLNKRLSGYANLRLKRGHIHRPNYVRAIAREIARTSIDHVAVTGDITNLALEPEFEAARALLQEALGLDPKNVSVVPGNHDLYTRGALRTRRFMRYFGPFVESDLPELAVDIGLGRFPFVRLRGPLAIIGLSSAVPRLPFVAAGRLGSAQLDAFARILAHPQVKDRTPVVLLHHPVQNPPSRLKTLMEGLEDADDLTAHVQGFAHGLILHGHLHRRLQRPLTTRAGKLHVVGATSASLHHEAHERMASFNVYQFDDKGMLGEVESHILEPESETFRIAEVPHAAWA; from the coding sequence ATGCGAATTGCCCATTTTTCGGATTTGCACATCTTGTCGCTCTCCGGCATTTCGCCGCATCGCTTCTTGAACAAGCGGCTTTCCGGCTACGCGAACCTCCGGCTCAAGCGCGGGCACATCCACCGCCCGAACTACGTTCGCGCCATCGCCCGCGAGATCGCGCGCACGTCGATCGATCACGTGGCCGTCACGGGCGACATCACGAACTTGGCGCTCGAGCCCGAGTTCGAGGCGGCGCGCGCGCTGTTGCAAGAGGCGCTGGGCCTGGACCCGAAGAACGTGAGCGTCGTCCCGGGCAATCACGATTTGTACACGCGCGGAGCGCTGCGCACGCGCCGGTTCATGCGCTACTTCGGGCCCTTCGTCGAAAGCGATCTCCCCGAGCTCGCGGTGGACATCGGCCTGGGGCGCTTTCCCTTCGTGCGCCTGCGCGGGCCGCTCGCCATCATTGGCCTCTCCAGCGCGGTGCCGCGCCTGCCCTTCGTGGCCGCCGGGCGCCTGGGCAGCGCGCAGCTCGATGCGTTCGCGCGCATCCTCGCGCACCCGCAGGTCAAAGACCGCACGCCCGTGGTGCTGCTCCACCACCCGGTGCAGAACCCACCGTCGCGGCTCAAGACCTTGATGGAAGGCCTCGAGGACGCCGACGACCTCACGGCCCACGTCCAAGGCTTCGCGCACGGCCTCATTCTGCACGGTCACTTGCACCGTAGGCTGCAACGCCCGCTCACCACACGCGCCGGCAAGCTCCACGTCGTCGGCGCCACCAGCGCCTCCCTGCACCACGAAGCGCACGAGCGCATGGCCAGCTTCAACGTCTACCAATTCGACGACAAAGGCATGCTGGGCGAGGTGGAGTCCCACATCCTCGAGCCCGAGAGCGAAACCTTCCGCATCGCGGAAGTCCCACACGCTGCGTGGGCGTAG
- a CDS encoding formylglycine-generating enzyme family protein translates to MFKVGAALAFPMVIGVLAPRRPDTPVRPETWWGGLDGAARSAPAVGVQALRTPPPDRVRLPGGIFVMGSLWFDLTRALQMCRKEIWRAECDSIQLQRTFRAELPAHQVTLSAFEIDRTEVSVGAYQRCVSAGVCAPAGFPPGDARFDRPELPVTFVRWEDATAYCEWAGGRLPTEAEWEFAARGTMGRPFPWGSFYNAHLSNHGAFAPDETDATDGYTGLAPVDALPDGATPEGVLNMSGNASEWVHDLFEDDENGFGYSPMPQTNPKGSKNGTYHVVRGGSYQHGAAWMRATYRTYSFLGRGPHIGFRCAKDPR, encoded by the coding sequence GTGTTCAAGGTCGGCGCCGCACTCGCGTTTCCCATGGTCATCGGGGTGCTGGCGCCCCGCCGGCCCGACACGCCGGTGCGTCCGGAAACCTGGTGGGGCGGGCTCGATGGCGCCGCCCGCTCCGCCCCCGCCGTCGGCGTGCAAGCCCTTCGCACGCCACCGCCCGATCGCGTGCGCCTGCCCGGCGGCATCTTCGTCATGGGCTCGCTCTGGTTCGACCTGACGCGGGCCCTGCAAATGTGCCGCAAGGAAATCTGGCGCGCCGAGTGCGACAGCATCCAGCTGCAGCGAACCTTCCGCGCCGAGCTCCCCGCGCACCAGGTCACTCTCTCGGCCTTCGAAATCGATCGCACGGAGGTCTCCGTCGGTGCCTACCAGCGCTGCGTCTCGGCGGGCGTCTGCGCACCGGCGGGCTTTCCACCGGGCGATGCGCGCTTCGATCGCCCCGAGCTGCCGGTCACCTTCGTGCGCTGGGAAGACGCCACGGCGTATTGCGAATGGGCGGGCGGAAGGCTCCCCACCGAGGCCGAGTGGGAATTCGCCGCACGCGGCACCATGGGCCGCCCTTTCCCCTGGGGCTCGTTCTACAACGCCCACCTCAGCAACCACGGAGCCTTCGCCCCGGACGAAACCGATGCCACCGACGGGTACACCGGCCTCGCCCCCGTCGATGCCCTGCCCGACGGCGCCACCCCCGAGGGCGTGCTGAACATGAGCGGCAATGCATCCGAATGGGTGCACGATCTCTTCGAGGACGACGAGAACGGCTTCGGCTATTCGCCCATGCCGCAGACCAACCCCAAGGGCTCGAAGAACGGCACCTACCACGTCGTGCGCGGCGGATCGTACCAACATGGGGCCGCATGGATGCGCGCCACGTACCGCACGTACAGCTTTTTGGGCCGCGGGCCGCACATCGGCTTTCGTTGCGCTAAGGATCCTCGGTAA